CTGCAAAGCGCCACAATAACCCTGGGGCACTTGCCATAGACGCTACCTATCGTTTCTGCCATAGAAAGATTTTGCATAAATGACCCCATACGTAGTGCCAACCCACTCACCACCCATAAGCCTAAGTCGCCTAAAATAACTATAATCATCCAATAAAGCCCAAGTGTATGAATCTGTTCTACATTACGGGCCAACCCACTTCCACTATAAGCAGTAGCCAATATGGTGGCTACCAAGGTAGCGGTAGCAAATTGTTTGTTCCCTATCGCATATTCTCGAAAGGTGGTTTTTTTTCTACTAAAGTGAATACCTACACCCAAGGTCAGTAATAAAAAAGCGGACAGTATACATACCGAGACATCAAAAGAGATCATAAACTTAAGTCGTTAAGCTACAAAAGAGCTACAAGGTTCATACAGAAGCACCTATTATAAGAAGTTTTATTTAAGAATCAAACAAAGGGGTTGAAGAAAAAAGTAAGCTTAACCATGTGTTTCCCATATTAAAGCGTGAGATAAGGCATGATTTTGTTTCCCCAATTGGAGCTGTAGCCTGGTAGCCTTTGAATCGCATTTAAATGGGTAAATTTTCCTTGTTGCTTTCTATAGTTTATGATCGCTTTGGCCATAGCAACTGAGATATAAGGATGAAAGACCAATGCTTTAAAAGTTGCTTGGTTTAAGGATAATTTTTTAGGTCTGTACTTGGCTGGTATCGTGGTCCGCTTCATGAGTTTTATATGAAGGTGGTGCGGTAGACCATATACTTCTTTATATTGATCCAACGAAATGAATCCACCTAGCTTGTCTCTATACCGTAGGATGCGCATAGCCAGTGGTTGCCTGATGCCTGCTATCGTTTGCAACTGGTTTGCCGTAGCTGTGTTGATATTAAGTAGGGTGTATGTACGGGCATTTTCTTGCAGCAGGGTTAAGTTTTTTTCCAATAACGCAATGTCTGCACGATGATCTATTGGCTGATGACTAACGTATAGCTGATATATTTTAGGTGCAATGATGGTGAGCAGGATCAGCACAATAATGGCTAATAAGCCGTTGCTTTCCCTATTGGAGAAATGAAAAGCTTGTTTGATCCAATGTTTGAATTTGTGCAACATGATGCCTACGTGCTGTGACATATTTTTCCCATTTCTCTATCAGTTTAATAAAGTTTTCTGGTAAAGGTGCTTCAAAGGAGTGGGCTGTTTTTGTTATAGGATGGGTAAAGCCAAGCACAGCTGCATGCAGTGCCTGATGAGGCATCAGTTTAAAACAGTTGTGCACAAAGGCCTTATAAGAGGCATATCGTTCGCCACTAGCGATTGCGTCACCGCCATATTGCGGATCACCAAAGATAGGATGGCCGATATGTTTCATATGCACGCGAATTTGATGGGTCCGTCCGGTTTCTAATCTACAGGCTACCAGGGCTACATGATGCAGCCGCTTAACGACTTGGTAATGGGTAACGGCTCTTTTGCCTTGTTGAAGATCCGGGAAGGCGGATATTTTTTGATGGTTATGACTGTCTTTGCCTATATTAACATCAATGGTTCCGTGCTCATTTTGGGGATTGCCCCAGACCAATGCATAATAGGTTCGTGTGACCGTATGGTTATAAAATTGACGCGCCAAAGCGTCCAAGCTTGCTGTTGTTTTGGCTACTACCAGTAGACCGGATGTGTTTTTATCAATCCGATGAACCAATCCAGGCCTGGTAGGCATATCGTCTTTTAAAGGCAACGCTTTATAACGATACAATAGGGCATGGGCTAGTGTGCCCGTTCGATGGGTCGTATCTGGGTGCACCACCATTTGAGCGGGCTTGTGGACAACCAGTAAGTGGTCATCTTCATATACAATGTCCAATGGGATTGCTTCTGGTGTAAGGGTTTCAAGGTCGATGGGGTTGGGTATGCGTGCTACTATCTCATCTGTAGTCCGAACCATATAATTGGATTTGATAAGTTGCCGATTAACCGAAACCCATTGGTTGGTAATGGCTTCTTGGACTTTGTTTCGGCTGATTGGTAAGACCTCAGCTAAAAATTTGTCTATACGAAGCCCGGACTGTTCTTTGGTAACCGTAACCACATATGCTGGTTTTTCAGTGGAATCTTTCATCCCTACACCCAGTTATACGGTAAAATTTTTTCGCTGCATCAGCGCATCTACCAGCAATAGATGTCTAAATAACCTTCGTTTGCGGCCTAAAGTCGTTTTGTATTTCACTATTGTGTGAGTAGCGAGTGGAGGATTTTCGGTTGTTATCTGGCGCAAAGGCGCAGGTGGCGCTACTTGGTCTACCACTTTGCGCATGATGGGCATAGGCGGCGCTATATTTTTTACTTTATTTGTACCTGTATAGGTCTCTTCATCTAGTTCCTCCTCGGAGGTTGAATCATCCGAAGCAGCCAAATACTTATATAGCCACCGAATGCCCCAAAGGATTAAAAGCACACTGATCTTAACCTCTGTTTCAGATTTGCCTGTAAAAAATCCCATAAATTAAACCTAAAAAACAAGAAAAAAGCCTTTTCAGCTACCTTTCTTTTTAAAGTTGACGCTTGATTTCTTTTTGTTCAAAGCCTTCTATAATATCCCCCACTTCAATTTCGTCAAAATTTCTGATATGTATCCCACATTCAGAAACAGATTTGACCTGTTTGATCTCCTCTAGCCCATGTTTAATGGTATGGATTGTACCGGTAAATATAACCTGTTCTTTTCTGATGATACGTATGGGATTGGCTTGTTTAATAAAACCTACTTGTACTTGACAACCTGCAATATTACCAATTTTTGAAAATGTAAAGATCTTTTTAATTTCTGCTCGACCTGTAGTCATTTCTTCTATGGTAGGTGCCAAAAGCCCCTGTACCGCACTACGCACATCATCTATCGCGCTGTAAATAATTGAATATTGCTTGATTTCTACCCCTTCTCTTTCGGCTAATTTTTTAGCTTGTGCAGAGGGCTTAATATGGAAGGCAATAATAATCGCTTCAGCGGTAGCAGCAAGGAGTATGTCAGACTCTGACACAGCTCCTACACCCTTATGTAGAATATTCACCTCTACCTCTTCATGGGATAACCGAAGCAATGCATCTGCTAAGGCCTCGATAGAACCATCCATATCTCCTTTGATGATAATATTGAGCTCCTTAAAGTTGCCTACAGCCAAACGACGACCAATTTCATCAAGGGTAAGGTGAGACTTGGTACGCAACGTTTGCTCGCGCAACAATTGCTGCTTTTTTTGTGCCAATTCTCCTACCTCTTTTATGCTGCTCATCACACGAAAGGTATCTCCTGCTCTGGGCGCACCATTTAACCCTAATATTTGCACAGGTGTAGCAGGGGAAGCTACTTTTTGGGTGATGTTTTGGTGGTTTAACATCGCTTTTACTTTGCCATAGTAGACACCCGCTAGCACAATGTCGCCTACATGTAGGGTCCCCTCTTGTACAATACCGGTGGCCACGTACCCTCTACCGGGATCTAGGAAGGACTCAATAATTGTACCCCTTGCTTTTCTAGCAGGGGTCGCTTGCAAGTTGAGTAGCGAGGCTTCTAAAAGAATTTTTTCTAAAAGCGCATTGATCCCTTGTCCTGTTTTGGCTGAAATCTCTTGGCATTGATACTTCCCACCCCAGTCTTCCACCAAGATGTTGCAATTGGCCAAATCTTCTTTGACTTTTTCTGGGTTGGCCTGTGGTTTATCAATTTTATTGATGGCAATAATAATCGGGCAACCCGCTACTTGTGCATGGCTGATCGACTCCTTGGTCTGGGTCATAATGCTATCATCTGCAGCGACCACAATGACAATAATATCAGTTACCTGTGCACCTCTAGTACGCATAGCTGTAAAAGCTTCATGCCCAGGTGTATCCAAAAACACAATCTTTTTGTTTTGATCGGTAGTAATGGCATAGGCCCCAATGTGCTGGGTAATACCACCTGCTTCTTTTGCGGTTACCTTTGTGGTACGGATATAATCTAATAAAGAAGTTTTGCCATGATCTACGTGGCCCATAATGGTGACAATAGGCGGACGTTCTACCAGTTCACCCGCTACCTCGTCTATATCCTTACAGGTTGTTGCATCATGCAGGTCAACAAATTCTACGCTATAGCCAAACTCATCGGCTACAACGGTAATGGCTTCTGCATCTAGACGTTGGTTGATAGAGATAATCATGCCTAAAGACATACAAGTAGAGAGGATCTCATTGACTGTAATGTCCATAAAAGAAGCGAGTTCATTGGCAGATATAAACTCTGTGATTTTTAAAACTTTTTCTGTTTCCTGACGTTGACGCTTTTCCTCAGCCTCCAGGTGGGCACTGCGCCGATCTCTTTTGTATTTAGACCGTGCTCCATCACCGGCACCTTGGTTTAACTTGGCTAAGGTTTTTTTAATTTGGCTTTCTATTTCTTGAGCAGATACGCCGTCTTGCTCTTTGGGGCCTACGGTTGTTTTAGGATGTTTTGTATTGCGTAAAGCATCAGCGGTTGCGTTAGATTTATATGACCCTGCTTTTTTCCCACCTCCTAGTGGTCTAGCGCCAGGGGTAGGGGTTGTAGGAGGGGTAGCCCTACTGTGTGGTTTTGCGCCACCTGTTTTAGGTGTGCCCATGGAACCACTTAACTTTTGAGACAGTGCGCCACTGCTAGGGCGGTGCCTTCTAAAAGTGGGTTCAGGTAAAGTCATTTTGCCTACTATCGTAGGTCTTTTAAGCGGCTCTGAAAAGGATATTTTATCCGGTTTAGCAGGAGGTTGTTTCGTTGCGTCATCCAAGTGACTTGTACCGCCATCTGCTGTGCCTGATGGCAGCTCTGCAGCCTCAACAGCAGTAAGGGGCGCCTCAGCTTTCACTTTTTCAGTAGCCAACTCTATTTTCCCAACTGCCTTTAAGCCAGGTAAAACCGGAACAGAGGCTTCATAATGAGCTGGGGGAGTAGGAGGCGTTTGTTCCACCCTTTGGCCTTGCATTTCTGTTTGCTTATGGACGGGTGGCGCTTCTGTATGGGTTGTACGTGTATGCTTACTAGCTGGAGCAGAAAGACTTACATAGGTTTTACCGATGGTGACATGCGCCGCTTCCTGTTTATCCACACCAGCTGAGATAAATTCAGTAGCCAGTATATTAAATTGTTCGACCGTTATTTTAGCATTGGGTTTGTTATCTATGACAAACCCCTTTTGGGCTAAAAAAGAAGCAATCGTCTCTGTTCCGACATTTAACTTTCGAGCCACTTGGCTGAGTCGCATGTTTTTTTCTTCATTCATGGATTATCTTTCTCTACCTATAAGGTATATTTAGCTTAACCATTAAGCGCTTGATCTAATATAGCATAGATTTCATCTATTGTTTCCTGCTCCAAGTCCACACGTTGCTCAAGGGTAGCTTTAGATAAGGTTAAAACACTTCTAGCTGAGTCTAAACCAACCTGATGCAACGCTTCCAAAATCCAAGGTTCAATGGTGTCACTAAACGCAGTAAGCGGAATATCATGCGCCTCTAAATGGCTAGGGATATCCCTATAGACATCTATTTCTTTGCCAATCAGCCGACTGGCTAGTTTAATATTTTGCCCTCCTTTACCAATGGCTAGTGCCACTTGGTCGGGATCTAAATAGACCGCTACCCGCTCACCATTTTGCTCTACCCGGTTGATGCATGCAGGGTTTAGGGTACGCGCAATATATAGCTCTAAGTTATCTGTATAATTAATAATATCAATGTTTTCATACTGGAGCTCTTTGGTAATGCCATGTATACGTGAGCCTTTGATGCCTACACAAGCCCCAACGGGGTCAATTCTATCGTCAAAGGTTTCAACCGTTACTTTAGCACGTGCACCCGGGTCTCTGACAATTTTTCTTATGGCAATAAGTCCATCCTGTATTTCAGGAATTTCATTTTCAAATAACCTTTCTAAGAAAAGAGGCGACGTCCTAGAAAGTATAACGCGTGGCGTGGCATTATTAAAGGCTACCTTGTAGATCACCGCACGAATATGTTCCCCTTTTTTAAATTGATCTTTAGGTATTTGTTCTGACTTTGGTAAAAAAAGCTCATTGTTTTCATCATCTAATAAGATGACTTCCTTACTCAAAATTTGATTTACTTCAGCTGAAATCAAACCACCCACCAGCTGCTCATATTTATTGTACAGGGCCTCTTTTTCCAGTTCCCGAATCTTTTGTATCAGCATTTGCTTGGCAGTTAGTATCAGCCTTCTACCAAAATCAGAAATTTTAATTTCTTCAGATAGTTCTTCCCCCAGTTCAAAGTCGGCTTCTATTTTTCTAGCTTCTGAAAGCGATACCTTGTTAGGCGCACCTACATCTGCCGCATCATCAGCTACTACCTCACGGAAGCGCCATATCTGTAAATCC
The nucleotide sequence above comes from Cardinium endosymbiont of Sogatella furcifera. Encoded proteins:
- a CDS encoding ComEA family DNA-binding protein produces the protein MSQHVGIMLHKFKHWIKQAFHFSNRESNGLLAIIVLILLTIIAPKIYQLYVSHQPIDHRADIALLEKNLTLLQENARTYTLLNINTATANQLQTIAGIRQPLAMRILRYRDKLGGFISLDQYKEVYGLPHHLHIKLMKRTTIPAKYRPKKLSLNQATFKALVFHPYISVAMAKAIINYRKQQGKFTHLNAIQRLPGYSSNWGNKIMPYLTL
- a CDS encoding RluA family pseudouridine synthase, with the protein product MKDSTEKPAYVVTVTKEQSGLRIDKFLAEVLPISRNKVQEAITNQWVSVNRQLIKSNYMVRTTDEIVARIPNPIDLETLTPEAIPLDIVYEDDHLLVVHKPAQMVVHPDTTHRTGTLAHALLYRYKALPLKDDMPTRPGLVHRIDKNTSGLLVVAKTTASLDALARQFYNHTVTRTYYALVWGNPQNEHGTIDVNIGKDSHNHQKISAFPDLQQGKRAVTHYQVVKRLHHVALVACRLETGRTHQIRVHMKHIGHPIFGDPQYGGDAIASGERYASYKAFVHNCFKLMPHQALHAAVLGFTHPITKTAHSFEAPLPENFIKLIEKWEKYVTARRHHVAQIQTLDQTSFSFLQ
- the infB gene encoding translation initiation factor IF-2 — protein: MNEEKNMRLSQVARKLNVGTETIASFLAQKGFVIDNKPNAKITVEQFNILATEFISAGVDKQEAAHVTIGKTYVSLSAPASKHTRTTHTEAPPVHKQTEMQGQRVEQTPPTPPAHYEASVPVLPGLKAVGKIELATEKVKAEAPLTAVEAAELPSGTADGGTSHLDDATKQPPAKPDKISFSEPLKRPTIVGKMTLPEPTFRRHRPSSGALSQKLSGSMGTPKTGGAKPHSRATPPTTPTPGARPLGGGKKAGSYKSNATADALRNTKHPKTTVGPKEQDGVSAQEIESQIKKTLAKLNQGAGDGARSKYKRDRRSAHLEAEEKRQRQETEKVLKITEFISANELASFMDITVNEILSTCMSLGMIISINQRLDAEAITVVADEFGYSVEFVDLHDATTCKDIDEVAGELVERPPIVTIMGHVDHGKTSLLDYIRTTKVTAKEAGGITQHIGAYAITTDQNKKIVFLDTPGHEAFTAMRTRGAQVTDIIVIVVAADDSIMTQTKESISHAQVAGCPIIIAINKIDKPQANPEKVKEDLANCNILVEDWGGKYQCQEISAKTGQGINALLEKILLEASLLNLQATPARKARGTIIESFLDPGRGYVATGIVQEGTLHVGDIVLAGVYYGKVKAMLNHQNITQKVASPATPVQILGLNGAPRAGDTFRVMSSIKEVGELAQKKQQLLREQTLRTKSHLTLDEIGRRLAVGNFKELNIIIKGDMDGSIEALADALLRLSHEEVEVNILHKGVGAVSESDILLAATAEAIIIAFHIKPSAQAKKLAEREGVEIKQYSIIYSAIDDVRSAVQGLLAPTIEEMTTGRAEIKKIFTFSKIGNIAGCQVQVGFIKQANPIRIIRKEQVIFTGTIHTIKHGLEEIKQVKSVSECGIHIRNFDEIEVGDIIEGFEQKEIKRQL
- the nusA gene encoding transcription termination factor NusA, with translation MDSNKLVESFAEFAKSKNIDRPTVIRILEDVFRSVMLSKFGNSDNFDIIINLDKGDLQIWRFREVVADDAADVGAPNKVSLSEARKIEADFELGEELSEEIKISDFGRRLILTAKQMLIQKIRELEKEALYNKYEQLVGGLISAEVNQILSKEVILLDDENNELFLPKSEQIPKDQFKKGEHIRAVIYKVAFNNATPRVILSRTSPLFLERLFENEIPEIQDGLIAIRKIVRDPGARAKVTVETFDDRIDPVGACVGIKGSRIHGITKELQYENIDIINYTDNLELYIARTLNPACINRVEQNGERVAVYLDPDQVALAIGKGGQNIKLASRLIGKEIDVYRDIPSHLEAHDIPLTAFSDTIEPWILEALHQVGLDSARSVLTLSKATLEQRVDLEQETIDEIYAILDQALNG